One part of the Sebastes fasciatus isolate fSebFas1 chromosome 8, fSebFas1.pri, whole genome shotgun sequence genome encodes these proteins:
- the mecp2 gene encoding methyl-CpG-binding protein 2 isoform X2: MAAVESGEERLEEGEEGPVDPQPPSRERDRSRSKTKKARRERRHADRGAETTASVPQQQTGAEPQTQASEPVAGPSEPGSESVAGSESAGSPRQRRSVIRDRGPLYDDPSLPEGWTRKLKQRKSGRSAGKFDVYLINSEGKAFRSKVELIAYFQKVGDTTTDPNDFDFTVTGRGSPSRREKRPPKKPKVVKPSGRGRGRPKGSGKMRQATEGVAMKRVVEKTPGKLLVKMPFGKAESSTGTTSTASKVVSPTLVPKARPGRKRKSEQELPASPQTTPKKRGRKPASASASASASASASASASAASSVATASTPVASTSSSSTAGSYAAAAILAAEAKRRAAKESSTKQVVQDTALPIKKRKTRETVEERESVQTPAATPTETERRVSVEVEAGKGEGASTSEPQPAPSEQSQSQSQKQPTASDESQPQGHKAHKGRKHKEKMGIAAGDVKSRGEEEDEDVGDKGGEGGGGGRSSSSSSSISPSKSHKRKDRPPHKHHHHHHHHHHHRHQHSSASTLDQPPPPPPPPPPPPPPPPPAPSSQSRPEVKPQTVPQPTTQQLQHTQQAPPRPQSKSAPQSPPEPRHPPPQPRHPPQPRSQQHPQTQSLSQPQAQPRYPASQPSPTRHVLPQPRSQQPSPQIHSQTQASPQKAQSQPVHSPAQHQTQLQAQHVPPQSHPPQSPSILHVHPPQTRHPHSQTQSPTVLQAQTQPRHPSQPQTQLKQQSQPQPRQSLQPQLQPQARIPAQLQTQLQLRTPTQIQPQSQPRTLAQTQHQPQSRTPAQTQHQPQSRTPAQTQPLSRPRTPTQTPPQPQFRTPAQTQPQPQSRTPAQTQPQPQSRTPAQTQSQPQSKTPGQTQPQPQSRTPAQTQPQPQSRTPGQSQPQPQSRTSAQPHLQPRHQAQPQPQMRHPSQDQPQTQYRPQPRQSLSQPRPPQSQSQAQPHFQRIQTQPHPQPHPQLTRPHSQHLSSHRPSPSLTRTNLVPAQQNQSEQPQDLSTTRPSRGSMLPSREVGVEGVRMEGRGEPAMTSESREVLGGERGSNSNSRPPSSMPSGPPGVAGAGVGLVPGADGRARLRVEPEAAGEGRELRDIVPQSTVPCPSREETVESRTAVSERVS, encoded by the exons atggccGCCGTGGAGAGCGGAGAGGAGAGACT ggaggagggtgaggagggcCCCGTCGACCCCCAGCCCccctccagagagagagacaggtctcGCAGTAAGACCAAGAAGGCCCGCAGGGAGCGTCGCCATGCCGACCGGGGGGCGGAGACCACAGCCTCTGTGCCGCAGCAACAGACGGGGGCGGAGCCACAGACCCAG GCGTCGGAGCCGGTGGCGGGCCCCTCAGAGCCAGGGTCAGAGTCCGTGGCCGGCAGTGAGTCTGCAGGTTCTCCCAGGCAGCGGCGCTCTGTCATCCGGGACCGCGGACCGCTGTACGACGACCCGTCACTGCCTGAAGGCTGGACCCGCAAACTCAAACAGAGGAAGTCTGGACGCTCTGCGGGGAAGTTTGATGTCTACCTGATCAA CTCGGAGGGAAAAGCATTTCGTTCCAAGGTGGAACTTATCGCCTACTTCCAGAAGGTCGGCGACACGACCACCGACCCCAACGATTTTGATTTCACTGTCACCGGACGTGGAAGCCCCTCCCGCCGTGAGAAGCGTCCCCCCAAGAAACCCAAGGTGGTGAAACCATCAGGACGGGGCCGGGGGCGGCCCAAAG GCAGTGGGAAGATGCGGCAGGCTACGGAGGGCGTAGCCATGAAACGTGTGGTTGAGAAAACTCCGGGCAAACTGCTGGTCAAGATGCCCTTCGGCAAGGCAGAATCCTCCACTGGCACCACCTCCACTGCCTCAAAG GTGGTGTCTCCGACCCTCGTGCCCAAGGCCCGTCCCGGCAGAAAGAGGAAATCAGAACAGGAACTTCCGGCCTCACCACAGACCACCCCCAAGAAACGGGGCAGGAAaccagcctcagcctcagcctcagcctcagcctcagcctcagcctcagcctcagcctcagcagCATCATCAGTTGCCACAGCATCCACCCCTGTGGCATCAACCTCTAGTAGCTCAACAGCTGGGAGCTACGCTGCAGCTGCCATTTTAGCTGCGGAGGCCAAACGAAGAGCAGCCAAGGAGTCTTCCACCAAACAAGTCGTCCAGGACACAGCCCTGCCAATCAAAAAACGCAAAACgagagagacagtggaggagagggagagcgtTCAGACTCCAGCTGCTACACCAACTGAGACTGAAAGAAGGGTCTCTGTAGAGGTGGAGGCAGGTAAAGGAGAGGGAGCGTCAACCTCAGAACCTCAGCCTGCCCCCTCTGAGCAGAGTCAGTCACAATCACAGAAGCAGCCCACTGCTTCAGATGAAAGCCAACCACAGGGACACAAGGCGCATAAAGGGAGGAAGCACAAGGAGAAAATGGGAATAGCAGCAGGAGATGTAaaaagcagaggagaggaagaagatgaagatgtaGGTGataagggaggagagggaggaggtggaggaagaagtagcagcagcagcagtagcattaGCCCATCAAAAAGCCACAAAAGAAAGGACCGGCCGCCTCACaaacaccaccatcatcaccaccaccatcatcatcatcgccaCCAACATTCCTCTGCCTCCACATTGgatcagcctcctcctcctcctccgcctcctcctcctcctccacctcctcctcctccagcacccTCCAGCCAGTCCAGGCCTGAAGTCAAGCCCCAGACTGTGCCTCAGCCCACCACCCAACAATTGCAGCACACCCAGCAAGCTCCTCCCAGACCACAATCCAAGTCTGCCCCTCAGTCCCCGCCTGAACCTCGGCATCCTCCCCCTCAACCACGGCACCCACCTCAACCCCGTTCCCAGCAGCATCCCCAGACCCAGTCTCTCAGTCAGCCTCAAGCCCAGCCTCGATACCCAGCATCCCAGCCCTCTCCTACCAGGCATGTCTTGCCCCAGCCACGGTCCCAACAACCCTCACCCCAAATCCACAGTCAGACCCAGGCCTCCCCCCAAAAAGCCCAATCACAGCCTGTCCACTCCCCAGCCCAGCACCAAACCCAGCTTCAGGCTCAGCATGTTCCACCACAGTCACATCCTCCTCAGTCCCCATCCATCCTGCATGTTCATCCGCCCCAAACAAGGCACCCGCATTCCCAAACCCAGTCTCCCACAGTACTCCAAGCTCAAACCCAGCCCAGGCACCCGTCTCAACCCCAAACCCAGCTCAAACAACAATCTCAACCCCAGCCCCGGCAGTCACTGCAGCCTCAACTCCAACCCCAGGCCAGGATCCCAGCCCAACTTCAGACTCAACTGCAGCTCAGAACCCCGACCCAAATACAACCTCAATCCCAGCCCAGGACCCTAGCCCAAACTCAGCATCAACCCCAATCCAGGACCCCAGCCCAAACTCAGCATCAACCCCAATCCAGGACCCCAGCCCAAACGCAACCTCTATCCCGGCCCAGGACCCCAACCCAAACCCCACCTCAACCCCAGTTCAGGACCCCAGCTCAAACTCAGCCTCAACCACAGTCAAGGACCCCAGCTCAAACTCAGCCTCAACCACAGTCAAGGACCCCAGCTCAAACTCAGTCTCAACCACAGTCAAAGACCCCAGGCCAAACTCAGCCTCAACCACAGTCCAGGACCCCAGCCCAAACACAGCCTCAACCCCAGTCCAGGACCCCAGGCCAATCTCAGCCTCAACCCCAGTCCAGGACCTCAGCCCAACCTCACCTGCAACCCAGACATCAAGCGCAGCCCCAACCACAGATGAGGCACCCATCGCAAGACCAACCCCAGACTCAATACAGACCGCAACCCAGACAGTCTCTCTCCCAGCCAAGGCCACCCCAGTCCCAGTCCCAAGCACAACCACATTTTCAGCGGATTCAAACACAGCCACACCCCCAGCCCCACCCTCAGCTCACCAGGCCCCATTCGCAGCACCTCTCATCCCACCGACCATCTCCCAGCCTAACCAGGACCAACCTGGTCCCTGCCCAGCAGAACCAGAGCGAACAGCCCCAAGATCTGAGCACCACACGGCCCAGCCGAGGAAGCATGCTGCCGAGCCGAGAGGTCGGTGTGGAAGGCGTCAGGATGGAAGGGAGAGGGGAGCCGGCCATGACATCAGAAAGCAGAGAGGTTttaggaggagaaagagggtcAAACAGCAACTCCAGGCCTCCCAGCTCCATGCCTTCTGGACCTCCAGGAGTAGCCGGGGCTGGGGTCGGTCTTGTTCCTGGGGCAGATGGAAGGGCTAGGCTCCGGGTGGAGCCAGAGGCAGCAGGTGAGGGCAGAGAGCTCAGAGACATCGTACCCCAGTCTACCGTCCCCTGTCCCAGCCGAGAAGAAACCGTAGAGTCACGGACTGCTGTCAGCGAAAGAGTCAGCTGA
- the mecp2 gene encoding methyl-CpG-binding protein 2 isoform X1, with product MLITEHAVRLSLLEGFHSVALSLHEKKPCLWSITVISDVMLTCTSSFFHREEGEEGPVDPQPPSRERDRSRSKTKKARRERRHADRGAETTASVPQQQTGAEPQTQASEPVAGPSEPGSESVAGSESAGSPRQRRSVIRDRGPLYDDPSLPEGWTRKLKQRKSGRSAGKFDVYLINSEGKAFRSKVELIAYFQKVGDTTTDPNDFDFTVTGRGSPSRREKRPPKKPKVVKPSGRGRGRPKGSGKMRQATEGVAMKRVVEKTPGKLLVKMPFGKAESSTGTTSTASKVVSPTLVPKARPGRKRKSEQELPASPQTTPKKRGRKPASASASASASASASASASAASSVATASTPVASTSSSSTAGSYAAAAILAAEAKRRAAKESSTKQVVQDTALPIKKRKTRETVEERESVQTPAATPTETERRVSVEVEAGKGEGASTSEPQPAPSEQSQSQSQKQPTASDESQPQGHKAHKGRKHKEKMGIAAGDVKSRGEEEDEDVGDKGGEGGGGGRSSSSSSSISPSKSHKRKDRPPHKHHHHHHHHHHHRHQHSSASTLDQPPPPPPPPPPPPPPPPPAPSSQSRPEVKPQTVPQPTTQQLQHTQQAPPRPQSKSAPQSPPEPRHPPPQPRHPPQPRSQQHPQTQSLSQPQAQPRYPASQPSPTRHVLPQPRSQQPSPQIHSQTQASPQKAQSQPVHSPAQHQTQLQAQHVPPQSHPPQSPSILHVHPPQTRHPHSQTQSPTVLQAQTQPRHPSQPQTQLKQQSQPQPRQSLQPQLQPQARIPAQLQTQLQLRTPTQIQPQSQPRTLAQTQHQPQSRTPAQTQHQPQSRTPAQTQPLSRPRTPTQTPPQPQFRTPAQTQPQPQSRTPAQTQPQPQSRTPAQTQSQPQSKTPGQTQPQPQSRTPAQTQPQPQSRTPGQSQPQPQSRTSAQPHLQPRHQAQPQPQMRHPSQDQPQTQYRPQPRQSLSQPRPPQSQSQAQPHFQRIQTQPHPQPHPQLTRPHSQHLSSHRPSPSLTRTNLVPAQQNQSEQPQDLSTTRPSRGSMLPSREVGVEGVRMEGRGEPAMTSESREVLGGERGSNSNSRPPSSMPSGPPGVAGAGVGLVPGADGRARLRVEPEAAGEGRELRDIVPQSTVPCPSREETVESRTAVSERVS from the exons ATGTTAATAACAGAGCACGCCGTCAGACTGTCTCTCCTGGAGGGTTTTCATAGTGTTGCACTCAGTTTACATGAAAAGAAACCCTGCCTATGGTCAATCACTGTCATCAGTGATGTAATGTTAACATGCACGTCATCTTTTTTCCACagggaggagggtgaggagggcCCCGTCGACCCCCAGCCCccctccagagagagagacaggtctcGCAGTAAGACCAAGAAGGCCCGCAGGGAGCGTCGCCATGCCGACCGGGGGGCGGAGACCACAGCCTCTGTGCCGCAGCAACAGACGGGGGCGGAGCCACAGACCCAG GCGTCGGAGCCGGTGGCGGGCCCCTCAGAGCCAGGGTCAGAGTCCGTGGCCGGCAGTGAGTCTGCAGGTTCTCCCAGGCAGCGGCGCTCTGTCATCCGGGACCGCGGACCGCTGTACGACGACCCGTCACTGCCTGAAGGCTGGACCCGCAAACTCAAACAGAGGAAGTCTGGACGCTCTGCGGGGAAGTTTGATGTCTACCTGATCAA CTCGGAGGGAAAAGCATTTCGTTCCAAGGTGGAACTTATCGCCTACTTCCAGAAGGTCGGCGACACGACCACCGACCCCAACGATTTTGATTTCACTGTCACCGGACGTGGAAGCCCCTCCCGCCGTGAGAAGCGTCCCCCCAAGAAACCCAAGGTGGTGAAACCATCAGGACGGGGCCGGGGGCGGCCCAAAG GCAGTGGGAAGATGCGGCAGGCTACGGAGGGCGTAGCCATGAAACGTGTGGTTGAGAAAACTCCGGGCAAACTGCTGGTCAAGATGCCCTTCGGCAAGGCAGAATCCTCCACTGGCACCACCTCCACTGCCTCAAAG GTGGTGTCTCCGACCCTCGTGCCCAAGGCCCGTCCCGGCAGAAAGAGGAAATCAGAACAGGAACTTCCGGCCTCACCACAGACCACCCCCAAGAAACGGGGCAGGAAaccagcctcagcctcagcctcagcctcagcctcagcctcagcctcagcctcagcctcagcagCATCATCAGTTGCCACAGCATCCACCCCTGTGGCATCAACCTCTAGTAGCTCAACAGCTGGGAGCTACGCTGCAGCTGCCATTTTAGCTGCGGAGGCCAAACGAAGAGCAGCCAAGGAGTCTTCCACCAAACAAGTCGTCCAGGACACAGCCCTGCCAATCAAAAAACGCAAAACgagagagacagtggaggagagggagagcgtTCAGACTCCAGCTGCTACACCAACTGAGACTGAAAGAAGGGTCTCTGTAGAGGTGGAGGCAGGTAAAGGAGAGGGAGCGTCAACCTCAGAACCTCAGCCTGCCCCCTCTGAGCAGAGTCAGTCACAATCACAGAAGCAGCCCACTGCTTCAGATGAAAGCCAACCACAGGGACACAAGGCGCATAAAGGGAGGAAGCACAAGGAGAAAATGGGAATAGCAGCAGGAGATGTAaaaagcagaggagaggaagaagatgaagatgtaGGTGataagggaggagagggaggaggtggaggaagaagtagcagcagcagcagtagcattaGCCCATCAAAAAGCCACAAAAGAAAGGACCGGCCGCCTCACaaacaccaccatcatcaccaccaccatcatcatcatcgccaCCAACATTCCTCTGCCTCCACATTGgatcagcctcctcctcctcctccgcctcctcctcctcctccacctcctcctcctccagcacccTCCAGCCAGTCCAGGCCTGAAGTCAAGCCCCAGACTGTGCCTCAGCCCACCACCCAACAATTGCAGCACACCCAGCAAGCTCCTCCCAGACCACAATCCAAGTCTGCCCCTCAGTCCCCGCCTGAACCTCGGCATCCTCCCCCTCAACCACGGCACCCACCTCAACCCCGTTCCCAGCAGCATCCCCAGACCCAGTCTCTCAGTCAGCCTCAAGCCCAGCCTCGATACCCAGCATCCCAGCCCTCTCCTACCAGGCATGTCTTGCCCCAGCCACGGTCCCAACAACCCTCACCCCAAATCCACAGTCAGACCCAGGCCTCCCCCCAAAAAGCCCAATCACAGCCTGTCCACTCCCCAGCCCAGCACCAAACCCAGCTTCAGGCTCAGCATGTTCCACCACAGTCACATCCTCCTCAGTCCCCATCCATCCTGCATGTTCATCCGCCCCAAACAAGGCACCCGCATTCCCAAACCCAGTCTCCCACAGTACTCCAAGCTCAAACCCAGCCCAGGCACCCGTCTCAACCCCAAACCCAGCTCAAACAACAATCTCAACCCCAGCCCCGGCAGTCACTGCAGCCTCAACTCCAACCCCAGGCCAGGATCCCAGCCCAACTTCAGACTCAACTGCAGCTCAGAACCCCGACCCAAATACAACCTCAATCCCAGCCCAGGACCCTAGCCCAAACTCAGCATCAACCCCAATCCAGGACCCCAGCCCAAACTCAGCATCAACCCCAATCCAGGACCCCAGCCCAAACGCAACCTCTATCCCGGCCCAGGACCCCAACCCAAACCCCACCTCAACCCCAGTTCAGGACCCCAGCTCAAACTCAGCCTCAACCACAGTCAAGGACCCCAGCTCAAACTCAGCCTCAACCACAGTCAAGGACCCCAGCTCAAACTCAGTCTCAACCACAGTCAAAGACCCCAGGCCAAACTCAGCCTCAACCACAGTCCAGGACCCCAGCCCAAACACAGCCTCAACCCCAGTCCAGGACCCCAGGCCAATCTCAGCCTCAACCCCAGTCCAGGACCTCAGCCCAACCTCACCTGCAACCCAGACATCAAGCGCAGCCCCAACCACAGATGAGGCACCCATCGCAAGACCAACCCCAGACTCAATACAGACCGCAACCCAGACAGTCTCTCTCCCAGCCAAGGCCACCCCAGTCCCAGTCCCAAGCACAACCACATTTTCAGCGGATTCAAACACAGCCACACCCCCAGCCCCACCCTCAGCTCACCAGGCCCCATTCGCAGCACCTCTCATCCCACCGACCATCTCCCAGCCTAACCAGGACCAACCTGGTCCCTGCCCAGCAGAACCAGAGCGAACAGCCCCAAGATCTGAGCACCACACGGCCCAGCCGAGGAAGCATGCTGCCGAGCCGAGAGGTCGGTGTGGAAGGCGTCAGGATGGAAGGGAGAGGGGAGCCGGCCATGACATCAGAAAGCAGAGAGGTTttaggaggagaaagagggtcAAACAGCAACTCCAGGCCTCCCAGCTCCATGCCTTCTGGACCTCCAGGAGTAGCCGGGGCTGGGGTCGGTCTTGTTCCTGGGGCAGATGGAAGGGCTAGGCTCCGGGTGGAGCCAGAGGCAGCAGGTGAGGGCAGAGAGCTCAGAGACATCGTACCCCAGTCTACCGTCCCCTGTCCCAGCCGAGAAGAAACCGTAGAGTCACGGACTGCTGTCAGCGAAAGAGTCAGCTGA